From the Leptolyngbya sp. O-77 genome, one window contains:
- a CDS encoding DUF6798 domain-containing protein codes for MSILGNDFGNNFGKDIRAKLAATRPFWLPVLLLVGVVSLRCLLVGNMGQVNETNILPFARQQFNPDWLPQDWYLNQPPGYRVPFIAIFGRMADAWGFLPTSIIGRLLGYTGLSAGLVFLSRRIGLSVPLLLLAMVLFLYVNTGMSGASGAQGTVSREWLFGGIEPKIPAYTCILFALGLLLEGRIALAGLLLGVATSFHTLVGGWAFLSAVAWLVLWRRDLLCNWGKTVKMLALYAVGAVFSIQPVLQQLTTTTPEGRFSESFVYVFIRTPHHLNPLSWDGGWWLKPVTLLAIALGSAYLLRSIAKQRRQLHTPTHRARMGLAAFLLCSLIPFAAGLLAAPFDAEGKFLQYYPFRFGDIMLPLNACLLGCCALEQAFGPGPAGQATQRLRRVSLWIVAAVCAAQAVVFGQQAIALQEFPSRAQRIDDNGKALCEWIQQNTRREDIFVTPPVELDNFHWLAERATIAKFKLVPPSSVGIPEWIDRLTRLSGRVDPWVGIRRDSDNSLRIQRRMTRGYRNLSTEQAIALMQTYNAAYFLSKGLPKLDLPVMYQNENYTLYAAPKQNTPTQADAQVTPP; via the coding sequence ATGAGCATCCTCGGCAACGATTTCGGCAACAATTTTGGGAAAGATATCCGGGCAAAGCTAGCGGCGACTCGCCCATTCTGGCTGCCTGTGCTGCTGCTGGTGGGTGTGGTCAGCCTGCGGTGTCTGCTGGTCGGCAACATGGGCCAGGTGAATGAAACCAACATCCTGCCCTTTGCCCGTCAACAGTTCAACCCAGACTGGCTTCCCCAGGACTGGTATCTGAATCAGCCCCCCGGCTATCGCGTTCCCTTCATTGCGATCTTTGGACGTATGGCAGATGCCTGGGGGTTCCTGCCCACGTCGATCATTGGCAGGCTGCTGGGCTATACCGGGCTATCGGCGGGGCTGGTCTTTCTCAGCCGCCGCATCGGGCTGAGTGTGCCGCTGCTGCTGCTGGCGATGGTTCTTTTTCTATACGTCAACACGGGCATGAGCGGCGCTTCGGGGGCGCAGGGCACGGTATCCCGCGAGTGGCTGTTTGGCGGCATCGAGCCAAAGATTCCTGCCTACACCTGCATTTTGTTTGCCCTTGGGCTGCTGCTGGAGGGGCGCATCGCGCTGGCGGGGCTGCTGCTGGGCGTGGCGACTTCGTTTCATACGCTGGTGGGCGGCTGGGCGTTTCTCAGTGCGGTGGCGTGGCTGGTGCTGTGGCGGCGCGACCTGCTCTGCAACTGGGGAAAAACGGTCAAAATGCTGGCGCTGTATGCGGTGGGCGCGGTGTTTTCGATTCAGCCTGTGCTGCAACAGTTGACCACGACAACGCCGGAGGGGCGCTTTTCAGAATCCTTTGTTTATGTCTTCATCCGCACGCCGCATCACCTGAACCCGCTGTCGTGGGACGGGGGCTGGTGGCTGAAGCCAGTAACGCTGTTGGCGATCGCCCTCGGCAGTGCCTACCTGCTGCGAAGCATTGCAAAACAGCGGCGGCAGTTGCACACTCCAACGCACCGGGCGCGGATGGGGCTGGCGGCGTTTTTGCTGTGCAGCCTGATTCCCTTTGCGGCGGGCTTACTGGCTGCGCCATTCGATGCGGAAGGCAAGTTTTTGCAATACTACCCGTTTCGGTTTGGCGACATCATGCTGCCGCTGAATGCCTGTCTGCTGGGCTGCTGTGCGCTGGAGCAGGCGTTTGGCCCTGGGCCAGCAGGACAGGCGACCCAACGACTGCGGCGCGTGAGCTTGTGGATTGTGGCGGCGGTGTGCGCGGCGCAGGCGGTGGTCTTTGGGCAGCAGGCGATCGCCCTGCAAGAGTTTCCCAGCCGCGCCCAGCGCATTGATGACAACGGCAAAGCGTTGTGTGAATGGATTCAGCAGAATACGCGCCGCGAGGATATCTTTGTCACGCCGCCGGTGGAGCTTGATAACTTCCACTGGCTGGCCGAGCGGGCGACGATCGCCAAGTTCAAGCTGGTGCCGCCCTCGTCGGTTGGCATTCCCGAATGGATCGATCGGCTGACTCGCCTGAGCGGGCGCGTCGATCCGTGGGTGGGCATCCGGCGCGACTCCGACAACAGCCTGCGAATTCAGCGGCGCATGACTCGCGGCTATCGCAACCTGTCCACCGAGCAGGCGATCGCCCTCATGCAGACCTACAACGCCGCCTATTTCTTGTCCAAAGGTTTACCCAAGCTGGATCTCCCCGTGATGTACCAAAACGAAAACTACACGCTCTACGCAGCGCCAAAGCAAAACACCCCGACCCAAGCTGACGCTCAGGTTACGCCACCCTGA